The following coding sequences lie in one Xyrauchen texanus isolate HMW12.3.18 chromosome 25, RBS_HiC_50CHRs, whole genome shotgun sequence genomic window:
- the LOC127618658 gene encoding cell division control protein 42 homolog: MLRGCKVFTYFTTDECFCFTYIKMFRQNVGCSVDKKLDSFIPDTEKQLATTAISTIKCVVVGDGAVGKTCLLISFTNKFPSVPTVFDSCAVTVMIDGEPYTIGLFDAVGQDRLRPLSYPQTDVFLVCFSVVSLSSFENVKEKWVPEIAYHCPKTPFLLVGTQIDLRDDPSTIERLAKNNQKPINPEIAEKLARDLKAVKYVECSALTQKGLKNVFDEAILATLEPHVYQRKQKCVIS; encoded by the exons ATGTTAAGAGGATGTAAAGTGTTTACATATTTCACAACAGACGAGTGTTTCTGTTTTACCTATATAAAAATGTTTCGTCAGAATGTTGGCTGCTCAGTTGATAAGAAACTAG ATTCTTTTATACCAGATACCGAAAAACAGCTTGCGACTACAGCAATATCCACAATTAAATGTGTGGTAGTTGGAGATGGTGCCGTGGGTAAAACCTGCCTTTTGATTTCCTTCACAAACAAGTTTCCATCAGTACCAACA GTGTTTGACAGCTGTGCTGTGACTGTAATGATCGATGGTGAACCTTACACCATTGGATTATTTGATGCTGTAG gtCAGGATCGATTACGGCCCCTAAGCTATCCTCAAACAGACGTCTTCTTGGTTTGTTTCTCTGTAGTTTCTCTGTCCTCAtttgaaaatgtgaaagaaaag TGGGTGCCTGAAATAGCCTACCACTGCCCGAAAACCCCTTTCCTGCTGGTTGGAACCCAGATTGATCTAAGAGATGATCCTTCAACTATTGAAAGGCTTGCTAAAAACAACCAAAAGCCGATTAATCCAGAGATAGCAGAGAAGCTAGCCAGGGACTTAAAGGCAGTGAAATATGTTGAATGTTCTGCTCTAACACAG AAAGGACTGAAGAATGTATTTGATGAGGCAATATTAGCAACTCTAGAACCCCACGTGTACCAGaggaaacaaaaatgtgttatttcatGA
- the LOC127618656 gene encoding F-box only protein 44-like: MRSFKKNTRMGQSTSEHIHFTSWEHELRTDACTSMQAFPLAVVEEILLNLPAQQVIRVCRLVCHEWKELVDSAALWKERCRREGLLPCNASRPPANWWMFYFLAKKRRNLLKNPRAEDELNGWKIVLNGGDCWTIEDNSVDIPNNTVPKCFVTSYGLCMKQQLIDLKKEGYNPAFMDHLQSEIKITDWYAPRWDCGSQYKICVELLDQKKKVMSTYQPEPVFFPQWNDQQWCQMTHVFRDYGPGVRFIRFTHGGMDTQYWKGWFGIRVTNSSVEICPAAER; encoded by the exons ATgcgctcatttaaaaaaaacacaaggatGGGTCAGTCGACGAGTGAACACATTCATTTTACTTCGTGGGAGCATGAACTCAGAACAGATGCA TGCACAAGTATGCAAGCTTTCCCTCTAGCAGTCGTCGAGGAGATCTTACTGAATCTGCCAGCACAGCAGGTGATTCGAGTCTGTCGGTTGGTGTGTCATGAGTGGAAGGAGCTGGTGGATAGTGCTGCTCTCTGGAAAGAGCGCTGTCGGAGAGAGGGCCTCCTGCCGTGCAATGCCTCAAGACCCCCTGCCAACTGGTGGATGTTTTACTTTTTAGCTAAGAAACGACGTAACTTGCTCAAGAATCCCAGAGCAGAAG ATGAATTAAATGGATGGAAGATTGTACTGAATGGCGGTGACTGCTGGACAATTGAAGATAATTCTGTAGACATTCCTAATAACACAGTCCCTAAATGCTTTGTCACTTCTTACGG CTTATGTATGAAGCAGCAgctcattgatttaaaaaaagaaggctACAATCCTGCTTTCATGGATCACTTACAATCTGAAATCAAAATAACAGACTG GTATGCGCCACGCTGGGACTGTGGAAGTCAGTATAAGATTTGTGTAGAGTTACTTGATCAGAAGAAGAAAGTGATGAGTACCTATCAGCCTGAACCAGTGTTCTTTCCACAGTGGAACGATCAGCAGTGGTGTCAA atgaCACATGTCTTTAGGGATTATGGTCCTGGGGTTCGGTTTATCCGTTTTACTCATGGAGGGATGGATACACAGTACTGGAAAGGCTGGTTTGGAATACGAGTCACTAATAGTAGTGTGGAGATCTGTCCAGCTGCAGAGAGATAG
- the LOC127618657 gene encoding F-box only protein 44-like, with product MSTDLQTDFPLAVVEEILLNLPAQQVIRVCRLVCHEWKELVDSAALWKERCRREGLLPCNPSRPPANWWMFYFLAKKQRNLLKNPSAEEEFHGWEIVENDGDCWAIDTSQKTIPNNIGTKYFVTSYELCLKQQLINLEEEGYSSAFMDQLQPDIKITDWYAARCDCGSQYEICVELLDQKGEVISTFQPEKVFFQQWNTGLWSEMTHVFKDYGPGVRFIRFTHGGMDTQYWAGWYGIRVTNSSVEICPAAER from the exons ATG TCCACAGATTTGCAAACAGATTTCCCTCTAGCAGTCGTCGAGGAGATCTTACTGAATCTGCCAGCACAGCAGGTGATTCGAGTCTGTCGGTTGGTGTGTCATGAGTGGAAGGAGCTGGTGGATAGTGCTGCTCTCTGGAAAGAGCGCTGTCGGAGAGAGGGCCTCCTGCCGTGCAATCCCTCAAGACCCCCTGCCAACTGGTGGATGTTTTACTTTTTAGCTAAGAAACAACGTAACTTGCTCAAGAATCCCAGTGCAGAAG AGGAATTCCATGGATGGGAGATAGTAGAGAATGATGGTGACTGCTGGGCCATTGACACATCTCAAAAAACAATTCCAAATAACATAGGCACTAAATACTTCGTAACGTCTTACGA GTTATGTTTGAAGCAACAGCTGATTAATTTGGAGGAAGAAGGGTACAGTTCTGCTTTCATGGATCAATTACAACCTGATATCAAAATAACAGACTG GTATGCCGCACGTTGCGACTGTGGGAGTCAGTATGAGATCTGTGTAGAGTTGCTTGATCAGAAAGGAGAAGTGATCAGTACCTTTCAGCCTGAAAAAGTTTTCTTTCAGCAGTGGAATACAGGGCTGTGGAGTGAA ATGACACACGTGTTTAAAGATTACGGACCTGGGGTTCGGTTTATCCGTTTTACTCATGGAGGGATGGATACACAGTACTGGGCAGGCTGGTATGGAATACGAGTCACTAATAGTAGTGTGGAGATCTGTCCAGCTGCAGAGAGATAG